gcagccctagccagcagTGGCTATAATGAGGAGTGCTGGGAACTGCAATTCAATTACATCAGGTGATCTCCATCCCTGCTCTGTGATGAGATGCCAAAATTCACCCATTATTCCTGCTGTTAGGAAGCACCATCAGTGGCCACTGGGATGAGTTTGGTCTGGTATGTCTTTGCCAATGTCTCCATGGTTTCTTCTCCTTAGTCTTCATGGCCTCCCATCCAAACCTTTCACACCTCCTCCCTGCCGCTCGCTTGCGCCAACTGGCCAAGGACTGGTTGCAGGAAGACGCTCCCAGTTTTGACTATGGTGGTTATGCTGTGGGTAACCGGTCAGAATGCGCTGTGCTCCTCTGCAAGTCCCCAGGAGTCTTGGCTGGCTTCCCATTCTTCGAGGCCATCTTTGCCGAAGTGGGCTGCTCCGTGGAGTGGCTCCAGTCGGAAGGGGTCTGGGTTGAACCCATTACTCGGGTGGCCGAAGTCCGTGGGCAAGCGAAAGACATCCTGCTGGGTGAAAGGGTGGCTCTGAACTGTTTGGGCCGGTGCAGCGGTGTGGCCACATTGGCAACCAAAGCCTGCCGGGCAGCACGCGAAGTAGGATGGCATGGAGAGGTGGCAGGGACAAGGAAGACCACGCCTGGGTTTCGTCTTGCGGAGAAATATGCCCTTCTGGTTGGAGGAGCTTCCTGCCACCGTTACGATCTGGGGAGTCTCGTCATGTTGAAGGACAACCACGTATGGGCATCCGGAAGTATCACCCAGGTGAGCAAGACAATAGCAAATGTAGCTGTTCACGTGGCTGTTTTATATCCTtatattttattgaatttgtgtttttaactgttttgttgttttttaactatgtttttattttaacctaTTTTTTCTTTGAAGGATTGTTTGTATTTATGTCGATGGGCATTTtatcccatatgtaagctgcccgagtcctgtttgggagatggtggtgggttataagaataaagttgttgttgttgttgttatggaagTATTAATTCAAAAGAATAAACTCTAATTGGAATTTCCATTCTCTTGAAGTGGGACTCCGGTCACCTAAGCAAACCCCGATCTTTTCTTGTGGTGAGAAAGAATAAAGCCTACGAATGTAATCCTGTTGATTAGATTTCACATGCGTTGATCATGCTGTCTGCTGTGACAACAAAGAGAAATAATTCCTGGGATAATTTGGGATTATGGATGTATGACAGGGAATGTGCCATGAGTGATCACCTATGAATAAATGATTGAATTAAAAGAGATGTGGATTGAACTAAGAGGATGTGCTTTGATTTGGTGTTACTGTAAATCCTTTATGCTTACGTGAGATGAACAAGTTTTAAAGGGTATATTTGGAGAGCTCTGAAAATCGGTGAGATGTCAAACTCAGGACTTAAAGAGCTTGCCTCCCCATTTCTTTTAGTGAAATAAGCTTTTTTAATCCTTGCTCATGTTACTTGGCTAATTGGACCATCTAGGAGGCAACAAACCTAATTCTTCTGACAGTAACCAGATCAAATGCCAAATCCAGTATTAGGACCTACCTGTCATAAAATACTGACCAGAGAACATTGAAACTTTTTACTCTTTCCAGATGAAACATTTATTATGCAATCACACTGCATCAAAGATTGCATTTTATGAGAGGTCCAGCTGTGGTCCTTTTCTACTTGCAACTTCTATGTGTTTTCCCATCATGTCATTTTTtgtctttccagaaaaaatattgtcAGGATGAAAAGAtagaactttgaatatgttttgatgggttTTAACTGCGATTTTAAAAGTGCTATCTGTGTTTACTGTAATTCTGTTTGAATGtttgaatgtttgcatatttgtatattttaaattttatactaATGCATTTATgtgaaactgccttgagtcccctttgggacagataaagcagagtataaatataataataataatataatataatataatattataataataataacaatagaagaaTACATTATTGAATGAATGCTTTAGGAACAACGCCCTTAGTTCAGGGGTGAAAAAAGTGTGGCCCATGAAGTACCAGAGCAGtctctccccaaagccccaaCCCTAAATTTAAATGCTTTAAGTGTTGGGTAATTTTGTCCTTCAACCATACAGAAAGTAATGAAAGCATTGAAAAATACTCCCTTCCCCACAAGTGTCCCCGAACCCATATTTACATGTTGAGTGCCTTTGAGTTGCGTATTGACTTATTGTAACCCCCAATGAATGCCATAGTTTTTCTAAGCAGAGAATactcctgcttagcttccaagattagatgggatcTAGTGCCTTCAGGATATTTAGATCTATACTGCCTTCAAGTTTTCATTGTGCAGTCCCAGTCAAAATGGCAACAAGAACTGACATCAATACTTACTTGCCCAATACTTTGTTTGATTCCCTGCAGGCTGTCCATAGTGCCCGCCGTGTCGGAGGCTTTGCCCTGAAAGTAGAAGTTGAGTGTCGCTCATTGGAGGAGGCTATTGAAGCAGCAGAATGTGGTTCTGATATAATCATGTTGGACAATTTTACTATTCAGGTAACTTGCATAGGACAAGATGGGGACAGATTTGGAAACTGAAATTAGCATCCATTTTGAAACACAATAGAAAATATTGGCATGTGAGAgccagagggagaaagaaagggagaacgcCAGAAGTGAGGAACTAATCTAAATGGCTAACCTCTCACAAGGTTTCTGCTGCCTCCCACCAGTAAAGGGAATTATTTCCACATGGTACAATTATATTACTTTGGTACTACTttaactggagctgatagagggagctcatctgcactctccccaggtgggatttgaacctggcagcactgagtcatggtagctaaagtgatgtcaagctgcattaattctacagtgtaaatgcaccgaTTGTGATTGGTTTGACTGTTCTTGTCGACGTTTGTTTTCTTCCTGCAGGACCTGCACCCTACAGCCAAAACACTGAAGGCTTCCTTCCCTCACGTCACAGTCGAAGCCAGTGGAGGAATCACCGAGGAGAACATAACTCAGTTTGTGGGCCCCAGTATTGATGTGGTTTCCCTTGGGTGCCTCACTCAGTCAGCCAAAGTGGTAGATTTCTCCCTCAAGATCATCCGGGAACCAGTCCCCAAGCAACCTCTGCGCAACTTTGTCTTCTGAACCTGCAAGATGGCAGGATTTAGTAAAATTAAGAGGTAGTAGGTGAACAGTGTTGAGGAAGAGAGTTGGTGGTGGATTGTATCTTTGGTGTTTGggatttgccagttatcaaactctgtacaggttgaacatcccttatctagaatcccgaaatccaaaattgcccactGCGATCATtttcacaaactttgttttatgcacaattttaaaaaaattattacaacTTATCTTCGTGCTGTGTCTaagattttttatcatgtcagaagtgacttgagaacatacaagttgcttctggtgtaagataattggttgtctacagagacgttgctcaggagatgcccggatgtgttgctgggaggcttctcttatgtccctgcaaactagagctgacagacaggagctcgccctgtctcgtggattcgaaccggcaaccttcaggttagcaacccagccttcaagtcagcaatccagccggcacaagggtttaactcattgcactgCCACGGCTTCTATGTATCTCTAAGATGTATAggagacatacatgaattttacttttagacatgggtcccatctccaaaataactCATTGTGAACagtatatgtaaataaatatattcccaaatcaaatcagaaattccaaacacttctggtatgaaatcttttgaataagggatactcaacctgtttcATGCCTTCCCTTTTAAACAACCCAAAGCAAGGAGAGGAGCAGATGATTATTTTGGACCAAAGCTCGGAAAAGGTTAAAAGTGGCGGTGAAATATGTTAATTCTGTGAATCACTTGTCAATGTAACTCTTGCTTATTTTGCtctatcttctacatgacatcccttcagtcTTTAAAGATATCATCTCATGTCTTGGTCTTCCTTTTTCAAAGCCAAACAGACAGACTATAACAACAGGGGCGTTAGAAACAGAGCTGTCCTCATCTTTATTAAGACATTTTACAGAGGAAGGTCCCAGTTAGGTTAAGACTAATTGAGGTGGGCAGGGGATTGACTTTAGGGAGGTATTTTTACCttccccaaataataataataataatcgtaataAATAACAGATTCACATGTATACTGTTGGGGTACAAAAGTGTGTGGATCATCCGGGACCAGCATAAGGGGAACTTCCCCAGTCTGGGGGTGTTTGGGTGGATTCCCCCACAGAGCAAGGGTGGGAAACGGGGAGCGCTTATTCCCCTTCCTTGTCCTCTCCGTGTGTGATGACATAGCAAATGTTCTTGTAGTCAACGTTGCCAGCTACATCTGGGGGGAAGGCTTGCCACATGTTCTTGATCTGCAAGTGAGAGAAAAGGGTTAAAGTTAGAGACTGTCAGATTTGGGGGATTTTCCtctgtaatttttaaaagaatactaAGAAGGTGGAAGGAGAGCTTAAGAAACAAAGAGTTATCTTCAACAAAAgttctatttaataataattttacaagatctgtcCCTTTCTGAAATCTACTGTGGCTACTCCATGTCTGTCATCTACCTATCTATATTCATTATCTGATGACAGAAAAACCTTATGAGAATGCTCAGAATATTTTTATCATCCATTTATGACTAAGATTTTGGGTCTGGCTTAACTTCCAAATGTTACATGTCATCCTAAATTCAGTATGCTAACCCATGCAGAACATTGTGGTAGgaaaatgagaagacaggaatg
This sequence is a window from Anolis carolinensis isolate JA03-04 chromosome 6, rAnoCar3.1.pri, whole genome shotgun sequence. Protein-coding genes within it:
- the qprt gene encoding nicotinate-nucleotide pyrophosphorylase [carboxylating] — encoded protein: MASHPNLSHLLPAARLRQLAKDWLQEDAPSFDYGGYAVGNRSECAVLLCKSPGVLAGFPFFEAIFAEVGCSVEWLQSEGVWVEPITRVAEVRGQAKDILLGERVALNCLGRCSGVATLATKACRAAREVGWHGEVAGTRKTTPGFRLAEKYALLVGGASCHRYDLGSLVMLKDNHVWASGSITQAVHSARRVGGFALKVEVECRSLEEAIEAAECGSDIIMLDNFTIQDLHPTAKTLKASFPHVTVEASGGITEENITQFVGPSIDVVSLGCLTQSAKVVDFSLKIIREPVPKQPLRNFVF